A genomic region of Bacteroides acidifaciens contains the following coding sequences:
- a CDS encoding low molecular weight protein-tyrosine-phosphatase, translating into MKKILFVCLGNICRSSTAEGVMLHLVKEAGLEKEFVIDSAGILSYHQGELPDSRMRAHAARRGYELVHRSRPVRTEDFYNFDLIIGMDDRNIDDLKDKSPSPEEWKKIHRMTEYCTRIPADHVPDPYYGGAEGFEYVLDVLEDACAGLLTSLTQDS; encoded by the coding sequence ATGAAGAAAATATTATTCGTTTGCCTGGGAAATATCTGCCGTAGCTCTACGGCAGAGGGCGTAATGCTTCACTTGGTAAAAGAAGCAGGACTGGAAAAAGAGTTTGTGATAGACTCTGCCGGAATCCTGTCTTATCATCAGGGCGAATTGCCGGATAGCCGAATGCGTGCCCATGCGGCACGACGTGGCTATGAACTGGTGCATCGTTCGCGTCCTGTCCGTACGGAAGATTTTTATAATTTTGATTTAATCATCGGTATGGACGACCGGAATATAGATGACTTGAAGGATAAATCTCCTTCTCCCGAAGAGTGGAAGAAAATTCATCGCATGACAGAATATTGTACCCGTATTCCTGCGGATCACGTCCCCGACCCCTACTATGGAGGAGCCGAGGGATTTGAATATGTGCTCGATGTGCTTGAAGATGCCTGTGCAGGGCTGCTTACTTCTTTAACTCAGGATAGCTGA
- a CDS encoding DUF4091 domain-containing protein, producing MKRLTIISLASLFSMSALFAQQGVTQCGTPTGQPKFPLGTYQELPDPAIPSEKEWAAVTTTQVSWGTTDTRYAKHQLPSLKNQKTISLKGWRGERVNAQAVVWTGTELQDLNFSFSDFKDKKGNMLPKEALTAGFVRYVMTDELNKDGRGACGYRKSADFDSLLVADPIDPNLKSMTLPVRTVQPIWVQCWIPQSAAPGAYKGELLVNDGSRLLQRLNLEINVSSRELPQPSEWAFHLDLWQSPYAVARYYQVPLWSQEHLDAMRPLMKMLANAGQKIITATLMHKPWNGQTEDYFDTMVTWMKRADGTWAFDYTIFDRWVEFMMSVGIDKQINCYSMVPWKLSFQYYDQATNSLKSVKTAPGEQAYEEMWVAMLDSFSKHLKEKGWFDICTIAMDERPMDVMQKTLKVIRKADPDFKVSLAGNYHAEIEPDLYDYCIVIGQNYPEDVRIRRKAENKRTTYYTCCTEAHPNTFTFSDPAEAAWMSFYSSKKHLDGYLRWAYNSWPLEPLLDSRFRTWAAGDTYLVYPGARSCIRFERLIEGVQAHEKINILRQEFEKKGDKAGLKKIEKMLAPFNLGDMPEIPAAVTVNRANQILNSL from the coding sequence ATGAAACGACTTACTATTATTTCTTTAGCCAGTCTATTTAGTATGAGTGCTCTGTTTGCCCAGCAAGGAGTTACTCAGTGTGGAACCCCGACAGGACAACCGAAATTCCCTCTGGGGACTTATCAGGAATTGCCTGACCCTGCGATACCTTCCGAGAAGGAATGGGCGGCAGTTACAACGACGCAAGTCTCTTGGGGTACAACAGACACCCGCTATGCGAAACATCAACTTCCCTCATTGAAAAATCAAAAGACTATTTCTCTGAAGGGCTGGCGCGGTGAACGTGTAAATGCCCAGGCTGTTGTATGGACAGGAACAGAATTGCAAGACTTGAACTTCAGCTTTTCCGACTTTAAAGATAAGAAAGGGAACATGCTTCCAAAAGAAGCATTGACTGCCGGATTTGTACGTTATGTGATGACAGATGAACTGAACAAGGATGGGAGAGGGGCTTGCGGTTACCGCAAATCGGCGGACTTCGATTCGCTGCTGGTAGCCGACCCGATTGACCCGAACCTGAAGTCAATGACATTGCCTGTCCGCACCGTCCAACCTATCTGGGTGCAATGTTGGATTCCACAATCTGCTGCTCCCGGAGCTTATAAAGGTGAATTATTGGTCAACGACGGTTCACGCCTGTTGCAACGTCTGAATCTTGAAATAAATGTTTCTTCCCGCGAGCTTCCCCAACCATCGGAATGGGCTTTTCATCTGGATTTGTGGCAAAGTCCATATGCCGTAGCCCGTTATTATCAGGTTCCTCTGTGGAGCCAGGAGCATCTCGACGCCATGCGTCCTTTGATGAAAATGTTGGCAAATGCCGGACAGAAGATTATCACAGCTACTTTGATGCATAAGCCTTGGAACGGGCAGACGGAAGATTATTTCGATACAATGGTGACCTGGATGAAGCGTGCGGATGGTACATGGGCTTTTGACTATACTATCTTCGACCGTTGGGTAGAGTTTATGATGAGCGTTGGCATTGACAAGCAGATTAACTGTTACTCGATGGTGCCCTGGAAGCTGTCTTTCCAATACTACGACCAGGCAACGAACTCTCTGAAATCGGTGAAGACTGCTCCGGGAGAACAGGCTTATGAAGAAATGTGGGTGGCAATGCTTGATTCTTTCTCCAAGCATCTGAAAGAAAAAGGCTGGTTTGATATTTGCACTATCGCAATGGACGAACGTCCGATGGATGTGATGCAGAAAACATTGAAAGTGATTCGCAAGGCTGACCCGGATTTTAAAGTTTCGTTGGCGGGAAATTATCATGCGGAGATTGAACCGGATTTGTATGATTATTGCATTGTAATCGGTCAGAACTACCCCGAAGATGTACGTATCCGCCGTAAAGCTGAGAATAAGCGCACCACCTATTATACCTGTTGCACGGAAGCGCATCCTAATACGTTTACTTTCTCTGACCCGGCAGAAGCTGCCTGGATGAGTTTCTATTCTTCAAAGAAACATTTGGATGGTTATCTGCGTTGGGCATATAATAGTTGGCCGTTGGAACCGTTGCTCGATTCACGTTTCCGTACGTGGGCTGCCGGAGATACGTATTTGGTATACCCCGGAGCACGTAGCTGTATCCGCTTCGAACGTTTGATAGAAGGAGTACAGGCGCATGAGAAAATAAATATTCTTCGCCAGGAATTTGAGAAGAAAGGAGACAAAGCCGGATTAAAGAAAATAGAAAAGATGTTGGCTCCGTTCAATCTGGGGGATATGCCGGAGATTCCGGCAGCAGTCACCGTGAACCGCGCTAATCAGATATTGAATTCATTGTAA
- a CDS encoding 3-deoxy-D-manno-octulosonic acid transferase translates to MLYDLAIVIYDFIVHLAAPFSRKPRKMMKGHWVVYELLRQQVEKGERYIWFHAASLGEFEQGRPLIEMIRAKYPDYKILLTFFSPSGYEVRKHYRGADVVCYLPFDKPRNVKKFLDIANPCMAFFIKYEFWKNYLDALHKRRIPVYSVSSIFRREQIFFKWYGGTYRSVLKDFDHLFVQNEASKRYLSKIGINRVTVVGDTRFDRVLQIREEAKDLPLVKKFKGDNAFTFVAGSSWGPDEDLFLEYFNNHPEMKLIIAPHVIDENHLVEIISKLKRPYVRYTRADAKNVLKADCLIIDCFGLLSSIYRYGEIAYIGGGFGVGIHNTLEAAVYGIPVIFGPKYQKFMEAMQLLEAKGAYSIKDYDELKGLLERFRTDEAFLRETGTNAGYYVTSNAGATEKIMHMINF, encoded by the coding sequence ATGCTTTACGACCTGGCAATAGTCATTTATGACTTTATAGTCCATTTAGCCGCTCCGTTTAGCCGCAAGCCCCGGAAGATGATGAAGGGGCATTGGGTGGTATATGAACTTCTGCGCCAACAAGTGGAGAAAGGGGAGCGGTATATCTGGTTCCATGCTGCTTCATTAGGTGAGTTTGAACAGGGGCGTCCCTTGATTGAAATGATTCGGGCAAAATATCCGGACTACAAGATATTGCTGACATTCTTTTCTCCTTCCGGCTATGAGGTGCGCAAGCACTACCGGGGAGCGGATGTTGTCTGCTATCTGCCGTTTGACAAACCGAGGAACGTGAAAAAGTTCCTTGATATTGCGAATCCTTGTATGGCGTTCTTTATCAAGTATGAGTTCTGGAAGAATTATTTGGATGCACTTCACAAACGCCGTATTCCGGTATATAGTGTATCGTCTATCTTCCGTCGCGAACAGATATTTTTTAAATGGTACGGTGGAACTTATCGCAGTGTCTTGAAGGATTTCGATCATTTGTTTGTGCAGAACGAGGCTTCAAAGCGCTATTTATCGAAGATTGGCATCAATCGTGTGACGGTAGTGGGTGATACTCGTTTCGACAGGGTGTTGCAGATCCGCGAAGAAGCCAAAGACCTTCCGTTGGTAAAAAAATTCAAGGGCGACAATGCCTTTACTTTTGTTGCCGGAAGCTCTTGGGGACCGGACGAAGACCTGTTCCTCGAATACTTCAATAACCACCCGGAAATGAAGTTGATTATCGCTCCGCACGTGATAGATGAGAATCACCTGGTAGAAATAATCAGCAAACTGAAACGACCATATGTACGCTATACTCGTGCTGACGCAAAGAATGTGTTGAAAGCCGACTGCCTGATTATAGACTGCTTCGGATTGCTTTCTTCCATTTATCGCTATGGGGAGATTGCGTATATTGGTGGTGGTTTCGGCGTAGGTATCCATAATACACTGGAAGCTGCCGTGTATGGAATCCCCGTAATTTTTGGACCGAAGTATCAGAAATTTATGGAAGCTATGCAATTGCTTGAAGCGAAAGGTGCTTACTCTATTAAGGATTATGACGAACTGAAAGGTCTATTGGAACGTTTCCGTACAGATGAAGCTTTCTTGCGTGAAACCGGTACCAATGCGGGTTATTATGTGACAAGCAACGCCGGAGCTACGGAGAAGATTATGCATATGATTAATTTCTAA
- the gltX gene encoding glutamate--tRNA ligase produces MAERKVRVRFAPSPTGALHIGGVRTALYNYLFARQHDGDLIFRIEDTDSHRFVPGAEEYILESFKWLGIHFDEGVSFGGEHGPYRQSERREIYKKYVQVLLENGKAYIAFDTPEELDAKRAEIANFQYDASTRGMMRNSLTMSKEEVDALIAEGKQYVVRFKIEPNEDVHVNDLIRGEVIINSSILDDKVLYKSADELPTYHLANIVDDHLMEVSHVIRGEEWLPSAPLHVLLYRAFGWEDTMPEFAHLPLLLKPEGNGKLSKRDGDRLGFPVFPLEWHDPKSGEVSSGYRESGYLPEAVINFLALLGWNPGNDQEVMSMDELIKLFDLRRCSKSGAKFDYKKGIWFNHQYIQQKPNEEIAELFLPVLKEHGVEAPFEKVVTVVGMMKDRVSFVKELWDVCGFFFVAPAEYDEKTVKKRWKEDSAKCMTELAEVIAGIEDFSIEGQEKVVMDWIAEKGYHTGNIMNAFRLTLVGEGKGPHMFDISWVLGKEETIARMKRAIEVLK; encoded by the coding sequence ATGGCAGAAAGAAAAGTAAGAGTTCGTTTTGCTCCGAGTCCTACTGGAGCATTGCACATCGGTGGTGTGCGTACAGCTTTGTATAATTATCTATTTGCGCGTCAACACGACGGAGACCTGATATTTCGTATTGAAGATACTGACTCTCACCGGTTTGTTCCGGGAGCGGAAGAGTACATACTCGAATCTTTCAAGTGGTTGGGTATCCATTTTGATGAAGGTGTGAGTTTCGGTGGCGAACATGGCCCGTACCGTCAGTCCGAACGCCGCGAAATCTACAAGAAATACGTGCAGGTTTTGCTGGAAAATGGAAAGGCATACATCGCTTTTGATACTCCGGAGGAACTGGATGCTAAACGCGCGGAAATTGCTAACTTCCAATATGACGCATCTACACGTGGAATGATGCGCAATTCGCTGACTATGTCGAAAGAAGAAGTGGATGCACTGATTGCTGAAGGCAAACAATATGTAGTCCGTTTCAAAATAGAACCGAATGAGGATGTGCATGTGAACGACCTGATTCGTGGTGAAGTGATTATCAATTCATCTATCCTTGATGACAAGGTGCTTTATAAATCGGCTGATGAACTGCCTACTTACCATCTGGCAAATATCGTAGACGACCATTTGATGGAAGTGTCTCACGTGATTCGCGGTGAAGAGTGGTTGCCTTCCGCACCCTTGCATGTGCTGTTGTATCGTGCTTTCGGTTGGGAAGATACGATGCCTGAATTTGCCCACTTGCCCTTGCTGCTGAAACCGGAAGGTAATGGAAAACTGAGCAAGCGTGACGGTGACCGTCTGGGATTCCCTGTATTTCCGCTGGAATGGCATGACCCGAAATCTGGGGAAGTGTCTTCTGGTTATCGTGAATCCGGCTATCTGCCCGAAGCGGTAATCAATTTCCTTGCTTTGCTGGGATGGAATCCGGGCAACGACCAAGAAGTGATGTCGATGGACGAACTGATAAAGTTGTTCGACCTGCGCCGTTGTAGTAAGTCGGGGGCTAAATTCGACTACAAGAAAGGGATATGGTTCAATCATCAGTATATCCAGCAGAAGCCGAATGAGGAAATAGCTGAGTTGTTCCTGCCTGTGTTGAAGGAACATGGAGTGGAAGCTCCTTTCGAAAAGGTAGTGACAGTGGTTGGCATGATGAAAGACCGCGTTAGTTTCGTTAAAGAACTGTGGGATGTATGTGGCTTCTTCTTTGTGGCTCCTGCCGAATATGATGAAAAGACTGTGAAGAAACGTTGGAAAGAAGATTCCGCAAAGTGTATGACTGAATTGGCGGAAGTGATTGCCGGCATCGAGGATTTTAGTATCGAAGGACAGGAAAAGGTCGTAATGGACTGGATTGCCGAAAAAGGCTATCATACAGGCAATATCATGAATGCTTTCCGACTGACTTTGGTGGGTGAAGGAAAAGGACCGCATATGTTCGATATTTCATGGGTATTGGGTAAAGAGGAGACGATAGCTCGTATGAAGCGGGCGATAGAGGTTTTGAAGTAA
- a CDS encoding gamma carbonic anhydrase family protein, with product MALIKSVRGFTPEIGENCFLADNATIIGDVKIGNDCSIWFSTVLRGDVNSIRIGNGVNIQDGSVLHTLYQKSIIEIGDHVSVGHNVTIHGATIKDYALVGMGSTILDHAVVGEGAIVAAGSLVLSNTVIEPGSIWGGVPAKFIKKVDPEQAKELNQKIAHNYLMYSQWYK from the coding sequence ATGGCTTTAATCAAATCAGTACGGGGATTCACTCCCGAAATCGGAGAGAACTGCTTCCTCGCAGATAACGCAACTATCATAGGAGACGTAAAAATAGGAAATGATTGTAGCATCTGGTTTAGTACCGTATTACGCGGTGATGTCAATTCCATACGAATAGGAAACGGAGTAAACATACAGGACGGAAGCGTGCTACATACATTATACCAGAAATCAATCATTGAAATCGGTGACCATGTTTCTGTGGGACACAATGTTACCATTCACGGAGCAACTATCAAAGATTATGCTTTAGTCGGAATGGGATCGACCATACTAGACCATGCTGTAGTTGGCGAAGGGGCAATTGTTGCTGCCGGCTCCCTGGTCCTAAGCAATACAGTAATCGAACCCGGAAGTATTTGGGGTGGAGTACCTGCCAAATTTATAAAAAAGGTAGACCCTGAACAGGCTAAAGAACTGAATCAAAAGATTGCACACAATTATCTGATGTATTCGCAATGGTATAAATAA
- a CDS encoding HD family phosphohydrolase, with protein MEHLKNKKSFSWRDLLYKSLLFVSTVALIVYFLPRDGKFNYQFDINKPWKYGQLIATFDFPIYKDDAVVKKEQDSLLALFQPYYELDKKIEKDAIAKLKENYHTNLKGILPSIDYLRYIERTLKAIYQAGIVSTENIQQLQKDSTTSIMVIDDKLANSHPTDDIYTVKKAYEYLLSADSVHFNREILRQCSLNEYITPNLTFDEQRTQTAKEEMLNSYSWAKGLVVSGQKIIDRGEIISTETYNILESLRKESIKRNESMGQSRLILGGQILFVGMLILCFMLYLDLFRKDYYQRKGSLSLLFTLIVFYSIVTAFMVAHNVFNVYIIPYAMLPIIIRVFLDSRTAFLTHVITILICSISLRFPHEFILTQLAAGMVAIFSLRELSQRSQLFRTALLVILTYAAVYFAFELMTENGLSNDFSKLNIRMYTYFFINGILLLFAYPLLFLLEKMFGFTSNVTLVELSNINNDLLRQMSETVPGTFQHSMQVANLAAEAAIRIGAKSQLVRTGALYHDIGKMENPAFFTENQSGGVNPHKNLGYEQSAQVVINHVTDGLKLADKHNLPKAVKDFISTHHGQGKTKYFYISWKNEHPDEEPNEELFTYPGPNPFTKEQAILMMADAVEAASRSLPEYTEESISNLVDKIIDSQVTEGYFKECPITFKDIATVKAVFKEKLKIAYHTRISYPELKK; from the coding sequence ATGGAACATTTGAAGAATAAAAAGAGTTTTTCATGGAGAGATTTGCTATATAAATCACTGCTGTTTGTGAGCACTGTGGCACTGATAGTCTATTTTCTGCCGCGTGACGGCAAGTTCAACTATCAGTTTGACATAAACAAGCCCTGGAAATACGGACAACTGATAGCCACTTTCGACTTTCCTATTTATAAGGACGATGCAGTGGTGAAGAAAGAGCAGGACAGCCTGTTAGCTCTTTTCCAGCCTTATTACGAGCTTGACAAGAAAATCGAAAAGGATGCGATAGCCAAACTGAAAGAGAACTATCACACGAATCTGAAAGGAATACTTCCTTCCATAGATTACCTGCGCTACATTGAACGCACCCTAAAAGCCATCTACCAAGCCGGGATTGTGTCTACGGAAAACATCCAGCAACTACAAAAAGACAGCACCACGTCTATCATGGTCATTGATGACAAACTTGCCAATTCACATCCGACAGACGATATTTATACTGTAAAAAAAGCATATGAATACCTGCTTTCGGCAGATTCCGTCCACTTCAACCGGGAGATTCTCAGGCAATGTTCGTTGAACGAATACATCACTCCTAACCTCACATTTGACGAGCAGAGAACCCAGACAGCCAAGGAAGAGATGCTGAACAGCTATTCCTGGGCAAAAGGGCTTGTAGTCAGCGGACAAAAGATTATCGACCGGGGCGAAATCATCAGCACTGAAACTTACAACATACTGGAGTCGCTACGTAAAGAATCCATCAAGCGCAATGAATCCATGGGACAAAGCCGGCTGATTCTTGGCGGGCAAATCCTGTTTGTCGGCATGCTGATACTCTGCTTCATGCTCTATCTTGACTTGTTCAGGAAAGATTATTACCAGCGGAAAGGCAGTTTATCGTTACTCTTTACATTGATTGTATTTTATAGCATCGTCACGGCTTTTATGGTGGCACATAATGTATTTAATGTGTATATTATTCCTTATGCGATGCTACCTATTATTATACGCGTGTTCCTCGATTCGAGGACAGCGTTCCTTACCCATGTCATCACAATATTGATTTGTTCTATATCCCTGCGTTTCCCGCATGAGTTTATCCTCACCCAGCTAGCAGCAGGGATGGTGGCAATATTCAGTTTAAGGGAACTCTCGCAGAGGTCACAGCTTTTCCGCACAGCCTTGTTAGTCATACTGACTTATGCCGCTGTTTATTTTGCTTTTGAGCTAATGACGGAGAACGGGCTTTCAAATGACTTCTCAAAGTTGAATATACGGATGTACACCTATTTCTTTATTAATGGAATCTTACTGTTATTCGCTTATCCGTTGCTATTCTTACTCGAAAAAATGTTCGGATTTACCTCGAATGTGACGTTGGTGGAACTTTCGAACATCAATAATGACCTGTTGAGACAAATGTCCGAGACAGTCCCCGGAACGTTCCAACATTCCATGCAAGTAGCCAACCTAGCGGCAGAGGCGGCTATCCGCATCGGCGCCAAAAGCCAGTTGGTACGTACAGGAGCGTTGTATCACGATATAGGGAAGATGGAAAATCCGGCATTCTTTACAGAGAACCAGTCAGGCGGAGTCAATCCGCACAAGAACCTGGGTTACGAACAAAGTGCGCAGGTGGTTATCAACCATGTCACAGACGGATTAAAGTTGGCTGATAAGCATAACCTGCCTAAAGCCGTCAAAGACTTTATCAGCACCCATCACGGACAGGGAAAAACCAAATATTTCTACATTTCATGGAAGAACGAGCATCCGGATGAGGAGCCGAACGAAGAATTGTTCACTTATCCCGGACCGAATCCATTCACCAAAGAACAGGCTATCCTGATGATGGCAGATGCTGTGGAAGCCGCGTCACGCAGCCTGCCGGAGTATACAGAAGAAAGCATCAGTAACCTGGTCGACAAGATTATCGACTCCCAGGTTACTGAAGGTTATTTCAAAGAATGTCCCATCACTTTCAAGGACATCGCAACAGTGAAAGCTGTATTCAAGGAAAAATTAAAGATTGCTTATCATACCCGAATCAGCTATCCTGAGTTAAAGAAGTAA